GATCAACGCCAGCAATAAAGGGACAGCCGTAAAGACTACAGAAATATTGCCAAGCTTGGATTTAGGCCAGATGGTCATATCAGCCTCCACCTTTCTTCTCGTTTTGCATTCTGCGTAAAGTATTCCACTTGCCCACCCCATTTCCTGCCGCCACGATTGTAAAGATTGTTAAAATCCAAGGCGACTGCGCACCTCGGCGGTATGGTTTTGACTGACTGGGATGGTGGAGCCATCACGCAAGGTCAGCACGTAATTTGACGTGACGTCTTTTGCAATTTCTTCTATATAGTGTACGTTGACGATGAACGAACGATGGACGGTTAAGAAATAATCAGGCAATTGCTCTTTCAAGTTCTTCAATGTATGGCTTGAGCAATAGGGCTCTTCGTCTGCATAGAACCAGGTTTTCTTTTGACTGCTCTCAATATGGGAAACTTTGTCGACTGGAATTGGCCGCCAACAGTCCTCTTGCTTACCTGTCAAAAATGCTAGGGGCTTTTTTCTCCCTACCACGTAATCTGGTGGCAAAGTAATTACTAGCACAGCGTTCTGGTCATCGAGGATGATCGGATAGCCAATCCCATAATAAGCGGAACCGAGAACAGCTTCTTCAACATACATTTCCACTTTGCTGCCTTCTTTTGCGACGCGCGCCGCTATGGTACCGGATGACACCGGTTGCCCTTCTCTTATGGAGAGATCATGAACACCAGCTTTATAGTAGATATACTGATTTTCCACCGCCACAGCGATAGATGCCTCTTTTGGAATCCAGTCTCCGATGATGAATCCTACCTGTTCCAGTACAATGTTTGCCATAGCCATTTCCCCTTCCAAGTCCTTTCATCGGAATATTTGGGCTTTCGTCCTTCAATAACAGCTTTTGTCACTTTTTCAGGACAGACCGAATATTCTGTTATATATTAATATACATCAAAAAAACTGTATTAATACAGTTGAAATGAAAAATATTTCTACTCTGGAAAGGGATGGTTGGAATGGTCAATAAACAACAGCAAATCGAGGAATTGAACCGATCATGGCAAGACGATAAACGTTGGGAGAACATCGAACGTCCCTATACAGCAGAAGATGTCGTCAAACTTCGCGGGTCGGTATTGATCGAGCAAACACTCGCACAACGCGGAGCTGAGCGCCTCTATCGTCAAATTAACGAGATGCCATTTGTGAACGCTTTAGGCGCATTAACTGGCAACCAGGCCGTACAACAAGTGAAAGCCGGGCTTCAGGCCATTTACTTGAGCGGATGGCAAGTTGCAGCGGACGC
This is a stretch of genomic DNA from Planococcus maritimus. It encodes these proteins:
- a CDS encoding LytTR family DNA-binding domain-containing protein, which gives rise to MANIVLEQVGFIIGDWIPKEASIAVAVENQYIYYKAGVHDLSIREGQPVSSGTIAARVAKEGSKVEMYVEEAVLGSAYYGIGYPIILDDQNAVLVITLPPDYVVGRKKPLAFLTGKQEDCWRPIPVDKVSHIESSQKKTWFYADEEPYCSSHTLKNLKEQLPDYFLTVHRSFIVNVHYIEEIAKDVTSNYVLTLRDGSTIPVSQNHTAEVRSRLGF